A region from the Silene latifolia isolate original U9 population chromosome 7, ASM4854445v1, whole genome shotgun sequence genome encodes:
- the LOC141591078 gene encoding carotene epsilon-monooxygenase, chloroplastic-like has translation MTTQTYPLLVLKLDDVSDLLGGALFLPLFKWMNSYGPIYRLAAGPRSFVVVSDPGIAKHVLRNYGTKYGKGLVAEVSEFLFGSGFAIAEGSLWTARRRAVVPSLHKRYLSIIVDRVFCKCAERMVEKLKTSASSDTPVNMEAVFSQHTLDVIGLSLFNYNFDSLNTDSPVIDAVYTSLKEAEARSTDILPYWKVKALCKIIPRQIKAENAVTVIRETVEELIAKCKEIVEAEGEMIDNEEYVNDADPSILRFLLASRVEVSSIQLRDDLLSMLVAGHETTGSVLTWTAYLLSKVFPASQD, from the exons ATGACGACTCAAACATACCCATTGCTAGTGCTAAAACTGGATGACGTGTCTGACCTACTTGGTGGGGCCCTATTCTTGCCGTTGTTCAAGTGGATGAACTCATATGGGCCCATCTATAGACTTGCTGCTGGGCCCCGCAGCTTTGTTGTGGTTAGTGACCCTGGTATTGCTAAACATGTGCTTAGGAATTATGGGACTAAGTATGGAAAGGGACTTGTTGCTGAAGTTTCTGAATTCCTTTTTGGTTCTGGTTTTGCCATTGCTGAGGGCTCTCTTTGGACG GCGAGGCGCAGGGCTGTTGTTCCATCGCTTCATAAGAGATATCTATCAATTATAGTTGATAGAGTTTTCTGCAAATGCGCTGAAAGGATGGTGGAGAAGCTGAAAACTAGTGCCTCGAGTGACACCCCTGTGAACATGGAAGCCGTATTTTCACAACACACACTTGATGTCATTGGTCTATCACTATTCAACTACAATTTTGACTCTCTAAATACCGACAGTCCTGTAATTGATGCTGTTTACACCTCACTCAAGGAAGCGGAGGCTCGTTCCACTGACATCCTACCTTACTGGAAG GTTAAAGCTTTATGTAAAATAATTCCACGACAAATAAAAGCTGAGAATGCAGTTACTGTGATCAGGGAAACTGTTGAAGAACTTATTGcaaaatgtaaggaaattgtgGAGGCTGAAGGTGAAATGATTGATAATGAAGAGTATGTCAATGATGCTGATCCAAGTATCTTACGTTTCTTGCTGGCTAGCAGGGTTGAG GTCTCAAGTATACAACTGCGAGATGACCTCTTGTCAATGCTTGTTGCTGGACATGAAACTACTGGTTCAGTTTTAACCTGGACAGCTTATCTTTTAAGTAAGGTATTTCCTGCATCTCAAGACTAA